From a region of the Blastopirellula marina genome:
- a CDS encoding reprolysin-like metallopeptidase: MKRRGNRKSSKRRPNDVHRSQLEQLEIRSMLSADLWQSLETIPASPSGAEGKELATSYEELALDADAMRDLLATAANEFSGQSGIVVELPRPDGTFERFEVFSTYVMHPDLAAKYTEIMTFTGHSLDNDFGSLRMDITPIGFHAQVLSPEGSYLIDPYYHLEDDYYTSYFRSDIIAPDLDAPGFNFNFGVEDHDDGIEDPDANALALAGEAISNFNLDLNPVARSTAGELRVYRAAIAANGEYTQFFGGTVANGLAAVTTAMNRISGIFETELGIRMELVANNDQIIFTDPANDPYSDINTFNDLITTTAGENQTAVTNAIGAANYDIGHMFGYHPFGFGGYGPGDVGVDAEKAMGVSTLWELDTDFFYLLVAHEMGHQFGANHTWSSCNGSPGTEGTGAAVEPGSGITIMSYAGTCGVDDLAAESIPYFSAYSFDQILTYVDTSIPNVGTRIATGNQTPTVDAGADYVIPANTPFVLTANGSDPEGNTLTYTWEQMDEGTTATLATGDNGSNAIFTFTAPTTSNQRYFPAYDDVLNNTLSIGEVYPATDRDLNFRVTVRDNNGTFSEINSDNMVVSVINTGTPFRFIDPTPGLTLTGGDLFTFTWDVAGTNAGAINAQNVRITMSVDGGLTFSEVVTDSTSNDGSEELTVPNVASSQVRFRIEAVGNIFYDITDANLTVVQGIGGGGGGGGGVDVCGVALPDGTTSFAGAVGGNFFASNHAILDGANPGQLGYDEVILDFLRGSGTTTEIPKSQYSIAVVGNGDVAWAFSNGTQEATGYERTDFYNINFIDPSVFNELIEHDLIIVLSSEAAVTDGLSTTEMDLWATVEDNIANAVNDRGLDLWVGASGGDTTYHDFLPTGALTTTLQTGLDPLDGFEVTPEGQLLGITDTMVDAAGATYYYSGFDSDLSSLEQRYIGESISVAAAGVAFFNDQIMPAADVPGGTTQGIIGLAFEDLNMNGFHDAIEMGVGGAKFFLDYNGDGIIGLCEPTATANAAGQFIMRSAYSGTFRIMPVPSPGAVVTTTTPIYVTIANDGTATLSAPLEFGVIAGSDGGNGGLGGSTPVVQGAYLGASPIADDGVFFGNGIKKGTNTVTIISSVEHNNVVLNAWLDLNKDGDFNDANERIFTNVKLTPGQHDYTFTIPQNIFDDSVLPDAARLAANIRFRVGPTLNIGPTADDSFGEIEDYKVFITQAADSGLIAVDDVFTYEEDTDGQVFNVLANDTSFFNRSLTIVPGSVTNISPVTTPPLDIYVSPDGTRIIFDGAGVMDLTEDITFEYTVKDSAGLTETATVTLVAPIDPLATTVTANQLAFNNKNFAADVNNDGSLTSLDYVTILKELRTNGSRNLPNFGSGSSNFNMFIDINADGRFSPLDLLRLTAILETYNAQGESLEQEPVEMLSATPEVEVAALLTKTETEVVAPTAPALQSYSKFQVVASDLVIASETGDSDTVEAEIVLDEFTTELAFSSLGSDQSDLLWSDSDELELASSAGEAEDDVFADPEWDSELLSY; the protein is encoded by the coding sequence ATGAAGCGCCGCGGCAACCGTAAATCCTCGAAGCGTCGCCCTAATGACGTGCATCGAAGTCAGTTAGAACAGCTAGAAATCCGGTCGATGCTCTCTGCCGACTTGTGGCAATCGTTGGAAACGATTCCTGCCAGTCCATCCGGTGCTGAAGGTAAAGAACTCGCCACCAGCTATGAAGAATTGGCACTTGATGCCGACGCGATGCGAGATTTGCTCGCGACGGCCGCTAATGAGTTCTCGGGTCAGAGCGGGATCGTCGTGGAACTGCCGCGACCAGACGGAACCTTTGAGCGGTTCGAGGTCTTCTCGACTTACGTCATGCATCCTGACCTGGCCGCCAAGTACACCGAAATCATGACCTTCACTGGTCATTCGTTGGATAACGATTTCGGTTCGCTTCGCATGGATATCACGCCAATCGGTTTTCACGCTCAGGTTTTGAGCCCCGAAGGCAGCTATCTCATCGATCCTTATTACCACCTGGAAGACGATTACTATACGTCTTACTTCCGCAGCGACATCATCGCCCCTGATCTGGATGCGCCAGGTTTTAACTTCAATTTCGGTGTTGAAGATCACGACGACGGTATTGAAGACCCCGATGCCAACGCTTTGGCTCTCGCAGGCGAAGCGATCTCGAATTTCAATCTGGACTTGAACCCCGTTGCCCGCAGCACCGCCGGAGAATTGCGGGTTTACCGTGCTGCGATCGCGGCCAACGGCGAATACACCCAGTTCTTCGGTGGAACGGTTGCCAATGGTTTGGCCGCCGTGACGACTGCCATGAACCGAATCTCGGGCATTTTCGAGACCGAGCTCGGTATTCGTATGGAATTGGTGGCGAACAACGATCAGATCATCTTCACCGATCCAGCGAATGATCCTTACTCCGACATCAACACGTTCAACGACTTGATCACCACGACGGCCGGCGAAAACCAAACGGCCGTCACCAATGCGATTGGTGCCGCGAACTACGATATCGGTCACATGTTCGGCTACCATCCCTTTGGCTTTGGTGGCTACGGCCCCGGCGACGTCGGTGTCGACGCCGAAAAGGCCATGGGTGTCTCGACGCTCTGGGAACTGGATACCGACTTCTTCTATCTGCTGGTCGCCCACGAAATGGGGCATCAGTTTGGTGCCAACCACACCTGGTCGTCGTGCAATGGCTCGCCTGGTACCGAAGGAACCGGCGCTGCCGTCGAGCCTGGTAGCGGTATTACGATCATGAGCTACGCCGGTACCTGCGGCGTCGACGACCTTGCCGCGGAGTCGATTCCTTACTTCAGCGCGTACAGCTTTGATCAGATTCTGACCTACGTCGATACTTCGATTCCGAATGTCGGAACTCGAATCGCGACCGGCAATCAAACGCCAACGGTCGATGCCGGTGCGGACTATGTGATCCCCGCGAACACACCGTTTGTGTTGACCGCCAACGGTTCCGATCCTGAAGGGAACACGCTGACGTACACCTGGGAACAAATGGATGAAGGTACGACCGCAACGCTTGCCACAGGAGATAACGGCAGCAACGCGATCTTCACCTTTACCGCTCCAACCACGAGCAACCAGCGCTACTTCCCCGCCTACGACGACGTGTTGAACAACACGTTGTCGATTGGCGAAGTTTACCCAGCGACTGACCGTGATCTCAACTTCCGAGTGACCGTTCGTGACAACAACGGTACCTTCTCGGAAATCAACAGCGACAACATGGTGGTGTCCGTCATCAACACGGGAACCCCATTCCGCTTCATCGACCCAACGCCAGGTCTGACGCTGACCGGTGGTGATCTGTTTACGTTCACCTGGGATGTTGCCGGAACCAATGCCGGGGCGATCAACGCACAGAACGTGCGAATCACGATGTCGGTCGACGGTGGTTTGACCTTCAGCGAAGTCGTGACCGACAGCACCTCCAACGATGGTAGCGAAGAACTGACCGTTCCGAATGTTGCCTCAAGTCAGGTACGTTTCCGTATCGAAGCCGTCGGTAATATCTTCTACGACATCACCGATGCGAACCTGACCGTTGTGCAAGGTATCGGTGGCGGCGGTGGCGGTGGTGGTGGAGTCGACGTGTGCGGTGTTGCTCTGCCGGACGGGACGACTTCGTTCGCCGGTGCCGTTGGCGGTAACTTCTTCGCCTCGAACCATGCCATCCTCGATGGTGCCAACCCAGGGCAACTGGGTTACGACGAAGTCATCCTCGACTTCCTGCGTGGCAGTGGTACGACAACCGAAATTCCCAAGTCGCAGTACTCGATCGCGGTTGTGGGTAACGGCGATGTTGCCTGGGCGTTTTCTAACGGAACGCAAGAAGCAACCGGTTACGAACGTACCGACTTCTACAACATTAACTTCATCGACCCTTCCGTTTTCAATGAACTGATCGAACACGATCTGATCATCGTTCTTTCCAGCGAAGCGGCCGTCACCGATGGCCTTTCGACCACGGAAATGGACTTGTGGGCGACCGTGGAAGATAACATTGCCAATGCGGTTAACGACCGTGGACTCGACTTGTGGGTCGGTGCCTCGGGCGGTGATACCACCTACCACGACTTCCTGCCGACGGGCGCTTTGACGACCACGCTGCAAACCGGTCTGGATCCGCTGGATGGTTTTGAAGTGACGCCGGAAGGTCAACTGCTGGGGATCACCGATACGATGGTGGATGCCGCTGGCGCGACTTACTACTACAGCGGGTTTGATAGCGATCTGTCTTCGCTGGAACAACGCTATATTGGCGAATCGATCTCGGTCGCTGCCGCTGGAGTCGCCTTCTTCAACGATCAGATCATGCCAGCTGCCGATGTGCCTGGCGGAACCACCCAAGGTATCATTGGCTTGGCCTTCGAGGACCTGAACATGAACGGCTTCCACGATGCCATCGAAATGGGTGTCGGGGGTGCGAAGTTCTTCCTCGACTACAACGGCGACGGCATCATCGGTCTGTGCGAACCAACCGCTACCGCGAATGCCGCCGGTCAATTCATCATGCGATCGGCTTATTCCGGCACGTTCCGGATCATGCCAGTTCCAAGCCCTGGTGCTGTCGTGACGACGACCACTCCGATTTACGTTACCATCGCCAATGATGGAACGGCAACGCTGAGTGCACCACTTGAATTCGGCGTGATCGCCGGTTCCGATGGCGGCAACGGTGGACTGGGTGGCAGCACGCCGGTTGTTCAAGGTGCCTATCTCGGAGCCAGCCCGATCGCAGACGACGGTGTCTTCTTCGGCAACGGCATCAAGAAGGGAACCAACACGGTTACTATCATTTCCAGTGTCGAGCACAACAACGTTGTTCTCAACGCCTGGCTCGACTTGAACAAGGATGGTGACTTCAACGATGCCAACGAACGCATCTTCACCAACGTCAAGCTGACCCCTGGTCAGCACGACTACACGTTTACCATTCCGCAGAACATCTTCGACGATTCCGTTCTGCCGGATGCAGCTCGCTTGGCTGCTAACATCCGCTTCCGCGTTGGTCCGACGCTGAACATCGGCCCAACGGCTGATGACTCGTTCGGCGAAATCGAAGACTACAAGGTCTTCATCACTCAAGCTGCCGATAGCGGTCTGATTGCGGTCGACGACGTCTTTACCTACGAAGAAGACACCGATGGTCAGGTCTTTAACGTTCTGGCCAACGATACGAGCTTCTTCAACCGTTCGTTGACGATCGTCCCAGGCAGCGTTACCAACATCAGCCCGGTAACAACGCCGCCGCTGGACATTTATGTTTCGCCGGACGGAACGCGGATCATCTTTGATGGTGCCGGCGTGATGGACCTGACCGAAGACATTACTTTCGAGTACACGGTTAAGGATTCGGCTGGCCTCACCGAAACGGCCACGGTTACTTTGGTGGCTCCGATTGATCCGCTGGCAACAACGGTTACCGCGAATCAGTTGGCGTTCAACAACAAGAACTTTGCCGCTGACGTCAACAACGACGGCAGTTTGACCAGCCTGGACTACGTCACGATCCTGAAGGAACTGCGTACCAATGGCTCTCGCAACCTGCCGAACTTCGGTAGCGGTTCGTCGAACTTCAACATGTTCATCGACATTAATGCCGACGGACGCTTCTCGCCTCTCGACTTGCTGAGGCTAACCGCCATCCTGGAGACCTACAACGCTCAGGGTGAATCGCTGGAACAAGAGCCAGTAGAGATGCTTTCGGCCACGCCGGAAGTTGAAGTAGCGGCTCTGCTAACGAAGACTGAAACGGAAGTCGTCGCTCCGACGGCCCCTGCCCTGCAGTCCTACAGCAAGTTCCAGGTAGTTGCTTCCGATCTGGTGATCGCCTCGGAAACGGGCGACTCGGACACGGTTGAAGCGGAAATCGTTCTCGACGAGTTCACCACCGAACTGGCCTTCAGCTCGCTGGGAAGCGATCAGAGCGACCTGCTGTGGAGCGATAGTGACGAACTGGAACTCGCTTCCTCCGCCGGCGAGGCCGAAGACGATGTCTTTGCCGATCCGGAATGGGATAGTGAACTGCTGAGCTACTAG
- a CDS encoding DUF1559 domain-containing protein — MQIPKRIGFTLVELLVVIAIIGVLIALLLPAVQQAREAARRMSCNNNLKNLALGLHNHHDTFGKFPSGGDHSTDDERQMWGWGAHILPFIEQGSLHDQLLVSQQDLKVTLDNSTLRLLTQTPLQVFICPSDPGGPLMNGGKSNLNSGTGRHFSGDANIGTSFRVAKSNYVAICGFFDVNHQKNNGTLYRGSAHRFADITDGTSNTFLLGERNLRCAQGAWVGNRNMPGSGPQGADYTMGRISRPLNDPQNDSNQCVEGFASQHPGGALFAYADGSVHFISDTINYSNDGVDGNATQNNTDPPVLDFSDLGIYQRLGIRSDGQPIGEY; from the coding sequence ATGCAAATACCTAAGAGAATAGGCTTTACGCTTGTCGAGCTATTAGTGGTCATTGCCATCATCGGCGTATTGATCGCCCTGTTGCTGCCGGCCGTTCAACAGGCCCGGGAAGCCGCTCGACGCATGAGCTGCAACAACAACCTGAAGAACCTGGCTCTGGGACTTCACAATCACCACGATACCTTTGGCAAGTTCCCCTCCGGTGGCGATCATTCGACCGATGACGAGCGACAGATGTGGGGCTGGGGTGCCCATATCCTGCCGTTCATCGAGCAAGGAAGCCTGCACGATCAGCTGCTTGTATCTCAGCAGGATCTGAAAGTCACCTTAGACAACTCCACGCTTCGACTGCTGACCCAAACACCTTTGCAAGTGTTCATTTGCCCCTCCGATCCAGGAGGCCCATTGATGAATGGCGGCAAGAGCAACCTGAATAGTGGAACAGGGCGGCACTTCAGTGGCGACGCCAACATTGGTACATCGTTCCGCGTCGCCAAGTCGAACTACGTGGCGATTTGTGGATTCTTTGACGTCAACCATCAGAAGAACAACGGCACGCTTTACCGCGGCAGCGCGCACCGGTTTGCCGACATTACCGACGGTACCTCGAATACCTTTTTGTTAGGCGAACGGAATCTCCGCTGTGCACAAGGGGCTTGGGTTGGCAACCGCAACATGCCTGGCAGCGGACCTCAAGGGGCCGACTATACGATGGGACGCATCAGCCGCCCACTGAACGACCCGCAAAACGACTCGAATCAATGCGTCGAGGGATTTGCCAGCCAGCATCCCGGCGGAGCACTATTTGCGTATGCCGATGGTTCGGTTCATTTCATCTCCGACACCATTAACTACAGCAATGACGGTGTCGACGGAAACGCCACGCAGAACAATACGGATCCGCCTGTTCTCGATTTCTCGGATCTCGGCATCTATCAGCGGCTGGGGATTCGCAGCGACGGTCAACCGATCGGCGAGTACTAA
- a CDS encoding carboxypeptidase-like regulatory domain-containing protein: protein MKNRFLVVLLFGSLLLVGCQGGDTEAVTGTVTLDGTPLPNAEIVFTPEEGGRPGSAITNDSGKYDLRYTVDKPGAPAGKYTVVIRTGTSKLGSDGSEVKVPEVVPAKYNRKTELTAEIIDGRTNQFDFDLKSSN from the coding sequence ATGAAAAACCGATTCCTAGTTGTGTTACTCTTTGGATCCCTTTTGCTGGTCGGTTGCCAGGGGGGCGACACGGAAGCAGTCACCGGCACCGTGACATTAGATGGAACACCGTTGCCCAATGCCGAAATCGTATTTACTCCAGAAGAGGGCGGTCGCCCCGGCTCGGCGATCACGAATGATTCTGGCAAATATGATTTGCGCTATACCGTCGACAAGCCAGGTGCCCCGGCGGGTAAATACACGGTGGTAATTCGAACCGGCACATCCAAGCTTGGATCAGACGGAAGCGAAGTGAAGGTCCCGGAAGTGGTGCCTGCGAAGTACAACCGCAAGACCGAACTCACCGCGGAAATCATCGATGGCCGTACGAACCAATTCGACTTCGATCTGAAATCGAGCAACTAG
- a CDS encoding DUF2784 domain-containing protein — MLIFLDYFLLIFHLALTAFNALGWAFERTRKAHLILILLTLASWTVLSPYYGWGYCPFTDWHWQVKRALGEGPLPGSFIKYCLDGCTGWDSDPALVTYATAAVGLLAFLLSCGVNWWAWRKSHRVQASEIA, encoded by the coding sequence ATGCTTATCTTTCTGGACTACTTCCTGCTGATCTTTCATCTGGCCCTGACCGCGTTCAATGCCCTGGGCTGGGCGTTTGAACGGACGCGGAAGGCCCATTTGATCCTGATTTTATTGACGCTGGCCTCGTGGACAGTGCTTAGCCCGTATTACGGATGGGGATACTGTCCGTTTACCGACTGGCATTGGCAAGTAAAGCGTGCGTTGGGAGAAGGTCCCCTGCCGGGGTCGTTCATCAAATACTGTTTGGATGGCTGTACCGGGTGGGACTCGGATCCCGCCCTGGTGACTTATGCGACGGCAGCCGTTGGCCTGCTGGCTTTTCTGCTTTCGTGCGGGGTGAACTGGTGGGCTTGGAGAAAGTCACACCGCGTGCAAGCGTCAGAGATCGCTTAA
- the guaB gene encoding IMP dehydrogenase — translation MEDRFAKVAITFDDVLLAPRYSDFVPADVTTMTQLTANIALNIPLLSSPMDTVTESEMAIALAKEGGLGMIHKNLSTEVQTEEVTKVKRSANGIIVDPVTLPPTAPVNEAKRVMDQHHVSGVPIIGTDGKLAGIITRRDLRFLESNDLSINEVMTKDNLVTATGTVTLTEAEQILTAKKVEKLLLVDEDYKLTGLITIKDIDMMNRFPQASKDSMGRLRAGAAVGVMDFDRVQSLINADVDVLVVDSAHGHSKNVIETVREIKKNWNIDVIAGNVATAEGCEDLIKAGADAVKVGIGPGSICTTRVVSGVGVPQITAIHDTSVVAAKYGIPIIADGGVRFSGDITKAIAAGASVVMIGGLFAGVAESPGEVILYQGRTFKVYRGMGSLGAMVKGSKERYRQGSVTDGGKLVPEGVEGRVPFKGNLNAFVYQLVGGLRAGMGYCGTRTIEELRKDATFIRVTSASVRESHPHDIAITQESPNYSPETHDNE, via the coding sequence ATGGAAGATCGCTTTGCCAAGGTCGCGATTACGTTTGATGACGTGCTGCTTGCCCCGCGCTATAGCGACTTTGTGCCAGCGGACGTGACGACCATGACGCAGCTGACGGCGAACATCGCCTTGAACATTCCGCTGCTGAGCTCGCCGATGGATACGGTCACCGAATCGGAGATGGCGATTGCCCTGGCCAAAGAAGGTGGCCTGGGGATGATCCATAAGAATCTGTCGACCGAAGTGCAGACCGAAGAAGTCACCAAGGTGAAGCGTTCGGCCAACGGGATTATCGTCGATCCGGTCACGCTACCACCGACAGCACCGGTCAACGAAGCGAAGCGTGTGATGGATCAGCATCACGTTTCGGGCGTTCCTATCATTGGTACTGATGGCAAGCTAGCTGGTATCATCACCCGCCGCGATTTACGCTTCCTTGAGTCGAATGACCTTTCTATCAACGAGGTTATGACGAAAGACAACCTCGTGACAGCAACGGGGACCGTAACGCTTACGGAAGCTGAGCAAATTTTAACGGCTAAAAAGGTGGAGAAACTTTTACTGGTTGACGAAGATTACAAACTGACGGGTCTCATCACGATCAAAGACATTGACATGATGAACCGGTTCCCCCAGGCGTCCAAAGACTCGATGGGACGTTTGAGGGCTGGAGCCGCCGTTGGTGTGATGGATTTCGACCGGGTTCAAAGTCTCATCAATGCCGACGTCGACGTGTTGGTAGTGGATAGTGCTCACGGGCACTCCAAGAATGTCATCGAGACCGTTCGCGAGATTAAGAAGAACTGGAACATCGACGTGATCGCCGGCAACGTGGCGACTGCGGAAGGATGCGAAGACTTGATCAAAGCGGGCGCGGACGCGGTTAAGGTTGGCATCGGGCCTGGCTCGATCTGTACAACCCGAGTCGTCTCCGGGGTGGGTGTTCCTCAAATCACGGCAATTCACGACACAAGCGTGGTCGCCGCGAAATATGGAATTCCGATCATCGCGGACGGCGGCGTTCGATTCTCGGGCGACATTACCAAGGCGATCGCAGCAGGTGCTAGCGTGGTTATGATTGGCGGTTTGTTCGCCGGCGTGGCCGAAAGCCCTGGCGAGGTGATTCTGTACCAAGGTCGAACCTTCAAGGTTTACCGCGGGATGGGCAGCCTCGGAGCGATGGTGAAAGGCTCTAAAGAGCGGTACCGACAAGGCAGTGTCACCGACGGTGGCAAGCTGGTCCCCGAAGGGGTTGAAGGTCGTGTGCCGTTCAAAGGTAATTTGAACGCGTTCGTGTATCAGTTGGTCGGCGGATTACGAGCCGGCATGGGATACTGCGGAACGCGAACCATCGAGGAGTTGCGCAAGGACGCCACCTTTATCCGAGTTACCTCGGCTAGTGTTAGGGAAAGCCATCCTCATGACATCGCGATCACTCAAGAGTCTCCTAACTACAGCCCGGAGACACACGACAACGAATAG
- a CDS encoding DODA-type extradiol aromatic ring-opening family dioxygenase gives MAISSQSTGQAWAEPSEVGTDSTARMPVIFIAHGSPELAVDPVRGAPFTKWGKELARPKAILVVSAHWEKTRPVMLSSTQPTGLVYDFSGFPRPLYEVRYDAPAAKELASRIESILPKSSVARSDRGLDHGAWTPLVHLYPQADVPVLQISMPSREGPQGLFDFGQALAPLRDEGVLIVGSGNITHPMQELRRGLPRQTPTFAQDFDDWAKAAIEGRHYDVLMDYATKGPEVQRNHPTPDHFLPLLVTAGAASVHEGKPKFVLEEFEYNLFSRRSVEFS, from the coding sequence ATGGCGATATCGAGTCAATCAACTGGACAGGCATGGGCCGAGCCAAGTGAAGTCGGGACTGATAGCACCGCGCGAATGCCGGTGATCTTCATTGCTCACGGTTCACCGGAACTGGCGGTCGACCCGGTGCGTGGGGCTCCGTTTACGAAGTGGGGGAAGGAACTTGCCCGTCCCAAGGCGATTCTGGTGGTGTCGGCTCATTGGGAGAAGACGCGACCGGTGATGCTCAGCTCCACGCAGCCGACGGGGCTGGTCTACGATTTCAGTGGTTTCCCGCGTCCTTTATATGAAGTGCGCTACGACGCCCCAGCGGCGAAGGAATTGGCTTCGCGTATCGAGTCGATTCTGCCGAAGTCTTCGGTGGCTCGGTCGGATCGTGGGTTAGATCATGGTGCCTGGACGCCGCTGGTGCATTTGTATCCGCAGGCGGATGTGCCGGTGCTGCAGATCTCGATGCCCAGCCGCGAGGGGCCGCAGGGGTTGTTCGACTTCGGCCAAGCCCTGGCACCCTTGCGAGACGAAGGGGTGCTGATCGTCGGCAGCGGAAACATTACCCATCCTATGCAGGAACTGCGGCGTGGTCTGCCTCGGCAGACGCCAACGTTTGCCCAAGACTTCGACGATTGGGCCAAAGCCGCGATCGAAGGACGCCACTACGATGTGCTGATGGACTACGCGACGAAGGGGCCTGAGGTGCAGCGTAATCATCCTACGCCGGATCACTTTCTGCCACTTTTGGTGACCGCTGGCGCAGCGAGCGTTCATGAGGGGAAACCAAAGTTCGTGCTGGAAGAATTCGAGTACAACCTGTTTAGCCGACGCTCGGTTGAGTTTTCTTAG